From Pontibacter actiniarum, a single genomic window includes:
- a CDS encoding ABC transporter ATP-binding protein: MAKRGFGFSGGEKEKEGRKKISKESFRRGLQIFSYVLPYKYKFIVGLAFLVLSSLTFMAFPYLVGELFNSSTGSPDGLLQDINMIAMGLFGVILLQGIFSFFRVYFFAQVSENAVADIRRDLYSKFVQLPISFYEKRRVGEVTSRITTDVAQVQDAMSITLAELFRQTTTLIVGVGIIMWTSIKLSLFMLATFPVLVALALVFGRRIKTLSKKTQDELANTNVIVEETLQAINTVKAFTNEMFEVARYRTTLGRAVKTALSAAYYRGAFITFIIIGLFGGIILVIWYGATLVANGDIDGGSLISFVLYTVFIGASVGGLGEIYGKVQSALGATERILEILQEQEEPTDKGVKALREIPRVNGDIAYQHVAFSYPTRPDLQVLSNINFSVRAGEKIALVGPSGAGKSTIIQLLMRYYDVSGGSITVDGRDIRDMNMTMLRGNIGVVPQEVLLFGGTIRENIAYGRPEATEAEVTEAARKANAYDFIMSFPEGMDTLVGERGIKLSGGQRQRVAIARAILKNPAILILDEATSALDSESEHLVQQAMDELMKGRTTIVIAHRLATIRKVDKILVIENGEIVEEGSHEELSHNPEGMYANLLKLQFELS; the protein is encoded by the coding sequence ATGGCAAAACGCGGATTCGGGTTCAGCGGCGGCGAAAAGGAAAAGGAAGGCAGAAAGAAGATTAGCAAGGAAAGCTTTCGCCGCGGCCTTCAGATTTTCTCTTACGTACTCCCTTACAAGTATAAGTTTATCGTCGGGCTCGCTTTTCTGGTACTGTCCAGCCTTACCTTCATGGCTTTCCCCTACCTGGTAGGCGAGCTTTTCAACTCATCCACCGGTAGCCCCGACGGGCTGCTCCAGGACATCAACATGATTGCCATGGGGCTGTTCGGGGTAATCCTGCTACAGGGCATCTTCTCGTTTTTCAGGGTTTACTTCTTTGCGCAGGTGAGCGAGAACGCCGTGGCAGACATCCGCCGCGACCTCTACAGCAAGTTTGTGCAGCTCCCGATCTCCTTCTACGAAAAGCGCCGCGTGGGCGAAGTTACCAGCCGCATCACCACTGACGTGGCGCAGGTGCAGGATGCCATGTCCATCACTCTGGCAGAGCTTTTCCGCCAGACCACGACGCTGATAGTAGGGGTAGGCATCATCATGTGGACTTCTATCAAGCTCTCGCTGTTTATGCTGGCCACCTTCCCGGTGCTGGTGGCGCTGGCCCTGGTATTCGGTCGCAGAATTAAGACGCTCTCCAAGAAAACACAGGACGAACTGGCCAACACCAACGTTATAGTTGAGGAAACGCTGCAGGCCATCAACACCGTAAAGGCCTTCACAAACGAAATGTTTGAGGTGGCGCGCTACCGCACCACCCTGGGCAGAGCCGTTAAAACCGCCCTCTCTGCCGCCTACTACCGCGGTGCCTTTATCACCTTTATCATTATTGGCCTTTTCGGCGGCATCATCCTGGTGATCTGGTACGGCGCCACGCTCGTTGCCAACGGCGATATCGACGGCGGAAGCCTTATCTCCTTTGTGCTGTACACGGTGTTTATCGGGGCCTCTGTGGGTGGCCTGGGGGAAATCTACGGCAAAGTGCAGTCTGCCCTGGGCGCTACGGAGCGTATTCTGGAAATACTGCAGGAGCAGGAGGAGCCAACAGACAAAGGCGTAAAAGCACTCCGTGAGATCCCTCGTGTAAACGGTGACATTGCGTACCAGCACGTGGCTTTCTCCTACCCTACCCGCCCGGACCTGCAGGTGTTAAGCAACATTAACTTCAGCGTGCGGGCCGGGGAGAAAATAGCCCTGGTTGGCCCGAGCGGCGCCGGCAAATCTACCATCATCCAGCTTCTGATGCGCTACTACGACGTATCAGGCGGGAGCATTACAGTGGATGGCCGCGACATCCGCGACATGAACATGACGATGCTGCGCGGCAACATCGGCGTGGTACCGCAGGAGGTGCTCCTGTTTGGCGGCACCATCCGGGAGAACATTGCCTACGGCCGCCCGGAAGCAACGGAGGCCGAAGTAACAGAAGCAGCCCGAAAGGCCAATGCCTACGACTTTATCATGTCTTTCCCGGAGGGGATGGATACCCTGGTGGGTGAGCGCGGCATTAAGCTTTCCGGCGGCCAGCGCCAGCGCGTGGCTATTGCCCGGGCCATACTTAAGAACCCAGCCATCCTGATACTGGATGAGGCCACCAGCGCCCTCGACTCTGAATCGGAGCACCTGGTGCAGCAGGCCATGGATGAGCTCATGAAAGGCCGCACGACCATCGTTATCGCCCACCGCCTGGCCACCATCCGCAAAGTGGACAAAATCCTGGTGATCGAAAACGGGGAGATTGTGGAGGAGGGCTCCCATGAGGAGCTGTCGCATAACCCGGAAGGCATGTATGCGAACCTGCTGAAGCTGCAGTTTGAGCTAAGCT